The nucleotide sequence cccctgccctcagccccccagcgccctgctcccctccccgaccccctgccctcagccccccagtgccctgctccccgccccgacccactgccctcagccccccagccctctgctccccaccccgaccccctgccctcagccctgcccccacgctgACCCACTGCCCTaagcaccccagccctctgctccccgccccgacccactgccctcagccccccaccccaaccctctgccctcagccccccagccctctgctctcccaccccaacCCGCTGCCCTCAGCTCCACCTGCCACAATTCCACAGCCCTCCTGCTTCGCTCACTTTtctgccccctcagcccctctCCACTCCAGTTCTGTTCCCCCGTTCAGTCCCCCCCCCTCAGCTCCTCCATAATGTCCCCCCGCCCATCCctccgctcccccagcccctccatcccGCTGCCACTGCCCaaccccgccccctctgcctcccagcgccccatcccggtgcccccacccacccccgccccctctgcctcccagtgcCCCATCCCGGTGCTCTGCCCaaccccgccccctctgcctcccagcgccccatcccggtgcccccacccacccccgccccctctgcctcccagcgccccatcccggtgcccccacccacccccgccccctctgcctcccagcgccccatcccggtgcccccacccacccccgccccctctgcctcccagcgccccatcccggtgcccccacccacccccgccccctctgcctcccagcgccccatcccggtgcccccacccacccccgccccctctgcctcccatcccggtgcccccacccacccccgccccctctgcctcccatcccggtgcccccacccacccccaacccctctgcctgccagcgcccccatcccggtgcccccacccacccccgccccctctgcctcccagcgccccatccgggtgcccccacccacccccgccccctctgcctgccagcgccccatcccagtgcccccacccaccccaccccctctgcctcccatcgccccatcccggtgcccccaccccccccaccccctctgcctgccagcgcccccatcccggtgcccccacccacccccgccccctctgcctcccagcgccccctcccggtgcccccacccacccccgccccctctgcctcccagcgccccatcccggtgcccctacccacccccgccccctctgcctccctgtgcccccctcccggtgcccccacccacccccgccccctctgcctccctgtgcccccctcccggtgcccccacccacccccgccccctctgcctccctgtgcccccctcccggtgcccccacccacccccgccccctctgcctccctgtgcccccctcccagtgcccgcacccacccccgccccctctgcctcccagcgccccatcctggtgcccccacccacccccgccccctctgcctcccagcgccccatCCCTGtgctctgcccacccctgcccagggccatgcACCTACCCCAGGGGATCAGGAGGCCGCGGGGCCCCAGGCTGCTGTGCTCCACCCGGCAGGCGTAGCGGTGCCCGGCGCCCGGCCCCACGGCCAGGGAGCTGCGCAGCTGGTAGGTCTGGTCGGCGTTGGGCAGGATCCCGCTGGAGTCCAGCCGCCGGCccggccccacctcctccccgtcCTGCAGCCAGGCCACGCGGATGGGCCGGGGGTAGAACCCGCTGACCCGGCAAACCAGCAGGAACAGCACCAGGGGATCGGCGGGGGGAGGCGCTCGGGCGAACACCACGGCCACCGGCCGCTCTGAGACGGGGAGAGGGGCCGGCTCAGCCTGAGCCTCAGGGGCTccctagcccagcccagctccactgccgggggcaggcctggcctctgctgccctggCCGGAGCCCGGTTCTACCCCCTGCGCACCGACAGCCAGGGGATCCCCCTTCGCTCCCTGTGCTGTGCTGTATGGCTGGGAACGGCTGCCGCgcgccaccccagccacagctgcatttGCACAGCTACCCTGGGGTCCTGTACCCATCGtccccacccccagaggggcTCAGCACCGGGGGAGGGATCCCTGCACtgacaggcccctgccccaccccagaggtggctgctctcAGCAGGGGGTGATGGATCCCTGCACTgacatgcccctgccccaccccagaggtggctgctctcAGCAGGGGGTGATGGATTCCTGCTCTGACaggaccctgccccaccccagaggtggctgctctcAGCAGGGGGTGAAGCATCCCTGGACTGACAGGACCCTGCTcccccccagaggtggctgcatttccgcTCTGGTGAGGGATTCTGAAACTAACAGCTGCCGTGTCtcaccccagaggtagctgcagctCAGTCCCAGGTTAGGAACCCCTGTGCCCACATCCGCTGGCACCCCGTAGAGGTGGCTAGATCCCAGCAAGGAGGAAGTGAGGTCTGTAAGGACAAGGCCTTTCTCTCTAGCCATGTGGTAAGGCCTAACTGAGAGAGCAGCTGCTGTTAGCTGCAAAGCTGGCAGGGTCATCCTCCCACTCCATCTAAAGGCCACGAAAGCGTTGCAACCCTGCGGTCAGGAGACCCTATCCCACCAGTCCCCCTCGCCACTGCCGACAGCTCCTGCTGGGCCAAGAGTCCTCCCCTAGCCAGAGGCCTGGTGCAGACACATCTGGGTGGTAACGAGTCTCTGACTGGCGTCTTTAACTATTGCCTCAAGCCATTTGCTGTGGGGCTgcgctcagccctgccccacagacacgGAGGTCTGGCTTGTAGCACAGGCCCTGGGGGCAGGTCAGGTAAAGAAAAGCCTCCGGTGCCCTTCCTTCTGGATTGCTCCCTTGCTGGCCCAGTGGCGTGAATGAGGCGTGAATGGGAAGGCGGGAGACCAGGGCCTCGGGGTGTGGAGCAGGTGGGACCCAGCCCggtgagaagaacaatggagccggggcaggggccccttgaaagaagactggacacatggaggccttgggagtcaccagcgAGGGCCGCCTGTGGAAGCACCACCCAGGAGAAGGTGCtcaatgcatattcataagactGCTCTCCCCGGctatgcatatgcatgagccgGCTAGCTGGGGGCCTGCATCTGGCACGGGGACCTGGGGCTTTCTCCTGTCAGCCCTGGAGCACCGAGCCCttccccccccagctcacctggCGGGTCGGGGAGCAGCGACTGTCACAGCAAGAAGACaggagtgtgcatgtgtgttagtgagtgtgtgtgttagtgtttgtgtgtatgtgttagTGAGTGTGAGAATGCGTGCTAGTGAATGTGaatgagtgtgcatgtgtgttggagagcgtgtgtttgtgtgttagTGAGTGTGTGacagtgcatgtgtgtgagtgagtgtgaaTGAGTGCGTGTGTTGGTGAGTGTCTGCTTGTGTGTTAGTgtgagagtgagtgtgtgtgagtgactgTGAATGAGTGCGTGTGTTGGTgagcgtgtgtgtttgtgtgttagtgtgtgtgagagagtgcgtgtgtgtgtgtgagtgtgaatgaGTGCGTGTGTTGGTGAGcgtgcatgtgtttgtgtgttaGTGAGTGTgtgagtgcatgtgtgtgagtgagtgtgaaTGAGTGCGTGTGTTGGTGAGcgtgcgtgtgtttgtgtgttagTGAGTGTGTGAGAGTGCATGTGTGTGAATGAGTGCGTGTTGGTGAGcgtgcgtgtgtttgtgtgttagTGAGCGTGCGCGAGcacgtgtgtgttggggggggacGACAGCGTTCTGGGCCCCTCACCTTGCCTCCCCAGCACCATCGCCCCGGCCTGCATGAAGCTCTTAATCTCGCCCACGCAGGTGCCTCGCAGCAGGAACTGGACGGCCGCCAGGATGCTCTTTTCGCCGTTGAGGATGTCCCGGGCGCGGAGCACCACCGGGTCCCGCTGCCGAGCGACCCAAGTGCCGGTGGCCACCTCGAGGCCCATGGCCGGCCGCCCGTCCAGCGCAGCCTCGCAGAACCCCCGGGCGGTGCCGTTGGGCTGCAGCTCGCAGCCGATGGAGGCCTGGACGACAAAGGGGtctgggaagagaggcagggGGTGAGGCCGGGCGGccggccccagggctgggcctggctggctccagggcaggggccTGTTCCCTCTGCGTCCCACAGAGCCCCCGAGTTGTGGTCCCAGCTCAGTGCGGTGGGAATCGGAATCCCCCTCTGGGGGAAGCTGGTACCAGTCAGCCCAAGGGCCAGGACTGTCTCCCCGGCCCCCACCCGCTCGGCCAGTGTGGTGAGCGTGTCAGGTCTCAGCTCCCGGCTGGCTGGGAGGATTGTTCCCTGCCAGGGACTTGCCGGAGTGGCCGCAGGCTGCCGATTTTGCCACGTACCAGAGCTCGGGGGAGCTGCGCCGGCCACAGAGatggagcagcagggacaggctGCCCAAGCCCGGCCCCCAAACAGCCACCCGCCAaccggcccagccccagccggctGCGGGGGTGTCCGGCCCCCATGCTCTGCGTGCCTGGCAGCCgggcccagcccctggggctgctgtggggagtccTGTCTCCTCCCAgtagccacagagcagcttccttCACCCCAAACTGGCCCCACCCCCTGACCCCGACCCCCAGCCAGAGTCCCCACACTCCTGCGCCCCACCCCTCTGCGCCAGCCTGGAGCCTCCCACACTATGAACCCCTTAACCCCCCCCGTGAATGTTCTTGTGGGCACCAATAGGGCGGTGACATGTCGCACGGCATCTCCGTGTCGCACGGCATCTCCATGTCACACATCATCCCCATGTCGCACAGCCTCTCCGTGTCACACATCATCCCCGTGTCGCACGGCCTCTCCGTGTCACACACCATCCCTGTGTCACACGGCCTCTCCGTGTCACACATCATCCCCGTGTCGCACGGCATCTCTGTGTCACACATCATCCCCGTGTCGCACGGCCTCTCCGTGTCACACATCATCCCCGTGTCGCATGGCCTTTCCGTGTCACACATCATCCCCGTGTCGCACAGCATCTCCGTGTCACACACCATCCCCGTGTCGCACGGCATCTCCAGGGGGCCCGGGCCAGCTCCGTCCAACAGCTGCGTACTCACAGCGCTCTGGTGTCTCCTTCATCACTATGTTCGCCAGCCTCATGAAGTTGGCCAGGTAACGATGGAGCAGGGCCTCCAAGTCCTGCCACTGCTTGGGGGTCAGCCCCTCGcgggcccagggctgcaggaagcGGATGGGGCAGGTGCTGCAGCTCATGGTGTGGGTCTCCAGGTCGCCCAGCAGGGCCAGCCCCTCCATGGTCATGGTGCTGGCGTTGTGGAAGACAATGGTCGGGAGAAGCCGCAGGGAGACAgaccctggggagaggaggggaggctgCAGGCGGGGCAGGACACAGGCAGCGAATCTCTGCTGGCATCCCCTGCCAACCACCAccgggcctcccctcccctccgcgtacgcccccagccccagcatggggctgcccccccagcacacatGGCAGCCACAGGGGTCCCCACTTacccaccagggccccccacgcccagggcaggagcagcagcaggagcagcatctggcaggggaaggggcgcAGGTCAGTGGGGCGAGGGACCCGGGCTCACCCACAGGCTGTAGGTTCCTCACCAGGCTGGGAACCGCTGCCCACTTCTGCTTTCCTCTGCCTTGTGCGGCTCTGCGCCCacggctgccagcccagccaatcAGGCTGCGGGAGTCGGGGCACGGAGGCGGCGCGGGGGGTGGCTCCCTGCTCAGGGTGGCACCTGGCTGGCGTGGGAGCGCTGTGGAGACAGCGCGTCCCCGGGGCTGCAGCGGGGGGCCAGAGCTCCTGCACCCAggcccccatccccttcccaggTGCACATGGCCGAGCGGGGAGCATGAGAGCCCAGAGCCCAGTGGGGCCGGGGCCACACTCCTCCTGACCCAGCCACACAGACCCCCAGGTACAACTcgtccagccccagggcccagcccggTGTTGGGCCCCAGAAGTGGTGAGAGGCGATCGCTCCGCCACAGCCCCCCgcccgggctcccagcccccgcccggTGCCCCCCGTCTCGGCTCGGCTCGGCAGTGCTGCTGGGAGACAGCGGTCGCCGGTCGGCAGTGAGGGTTGAAACCTGCCACCAGCCCGGTGTTGGGCCCCAGAAGTGGTGAGAGGCGATCTctccaccacagccccccacccggTGCCCCCCTGCGGGGTGCCCCCCGCCTCGGCTACCAGCCCCCGCCCGGTGCCCCccgtctgggctcccagcccccgcccggTGCCCCccacctgtgctcccagcccccgccTGGTGCCCCCCGTctgggctcggctcggctcggcagTGCTGCTGGGAGACAGCGGTCGCCGGTCGGCAGTGAGGGTTGAAACCTGCCACCAGCCCGGTGTTGGGCCCCAGAAGTGGTGAGAGGCGATCTCTccgccacagccccccacccggTGCCCCCCTGCGGGGTGCCCCCCGCctcggctcccagcccccgcccggTGCCCCCCGTCTGGGctgggctcggctcggctcggcagTGCTGCTGGGAGACAGCGGTCGCCGGTCGGCAGTGAGGGTTGAAACCTGCCACCAGCCCGGTGTTGGGCCCCAGAAGTGGTGAGAGGCGATCTCTccgccacagccccccacccggTGCCCCCCTGCGGGGTGCCCCCCGCctcggctcccagcccccgcccggTGCCCCCCGTctgggctcggctcggctcggctcggcagTGCTGCTGGGAGACAGCGGTCGCCGGTCGGCAGTGGGGGTTGAAATCTGCCGCCAGCCCAGTGTTGGGCCCCAGAAGTGGTGAGAGGCGATCTCTccgccacagccccccacccggTGCCCCCCGCCCGGTGCCCCCcgcctgggctcccagcccccgcccggTGCCCCCCGTctgggctcggctcggctcggcagTGCTGCTGGGAGACAGCGGTCGCCGGTCGGCAGTGAGGGTTGAAACCTGCCACCAGCCCGGTGTTGGGCCCCAGAAGTGGTGAGAGGCGATCTctccaccacagccccccacccggTGCCCCCCGCCCGGTGCCCCCCACctgggctcggctcggctcggcttggcagtgctgctgggagACAGCGGTCGCCGGTCAGCAGTGGGGGTTGaaacctgctgccagcccccgGCCGTCCACCCATTtgtgagcagccctgggggtcCTAGTGAGGGAAGCTCAGGGCGAAGGTGATAATACTGCTCACGTCTGTCAAGAGCACACGGGAGTGTGCATCTGAATGGGTGTGTAAGAGAGATGGGCCTCACACACGCCGCGTTTTGATGGGCAAATTATCCTGTGGGTCGTTACCGCCAGCCCCCACTCGAACCACTGTGACGCATCAGGAAAGACCTCCCGCCCACCCCAAATCaggctgccaccctccagcaaggcctcggtgacaggcctgttctctccgccagacaacctcccaacctcccGAGGAGCCTCACTACCAGCCTCAGGCTACGCCCCAAAAATACCAGCCCTGGAACtgctccttgcaacaagccccctGCCAGCGCggtcagtgtgtctcttctggaGAGCCCATCGCTGGAGCTAACCAGGGTAATTACAGAatcgggcacattctcctgttcctcagctaacgcCGAGAGATACCAGCAACGCCCGCGCCCCACGTGTATGGGGCAGCCTGCACCCACTCGTGGCCAGAGAATGACTGGACCCGAAATGCTCCAGAGACACAAacctgccagccagggctttacGGGCGTGGGCTGTGCTGGTGAGGACCTCAGCGTTTGTGCGCCGAAGGAAAGAGAGGAACAGCCtgtgatggggggggcagtgcatgggTGAGAcccaggctggatgtgggagacaagcagagcagctcccagcggctaaggatgaccctggggctacaacctaggctggcaggtaacatgtgatggggttccagggtcccccaggctctgcaccctgtccgcaggcaggagagtctctcactggcaggagaacagcgggtttattagccgacaggacacagcatcgtacagaggagtcagtgcagcaggcagagacagccagtccaattcatgttggggagaggaggccccaaggggcccccagagccggggcctggccccctcctttgtctctctctccctcagcccagactcactgcttccaactccccgttccaattcaaacccctcaggctccacctcctcctttgtttgcagtacaaaggtgttagctGGTCATTAAGGTTACCcttagcaggagccccacaccctctgtgagccactcacacacacacaggtatcccccactccatcacaccccatcacacagccGGCTGCGGAGGGCGTGCTCAGCACTCACATTCGTGTTCAAGTTGGACACATTAACACCAGGTCTGAGCAGGGACAGTGATTACCTGGCCCTTTACAAGGGCTCCGTCACCCCCTTAGATGTTTGGCCGAccactcactgccccccacccccagccctgctcgctGATTTCCCAGTGACGGGAACCGTTCTGCTCCTTTGTCAAGCTTGAGAACGGTTTCTGGAGCGCTGCGCTTCACGGCTGGCGTCGGTGCTGGCCGGGCTGGAGAGCTGGGtctgcccaccaaagctcacagaatcatagaatcatagaacactaggaccggaaggggcctcgagaggccgtcgagtccagtcccctgccccgacagcaggaccgaccactctCCACACCACCCCTGATAGGcatctgtctaatctgttcttaaatatctccagcgagggagattccacaacctcccatggcaacttattccagtccTTGACTTGACTCATCACCTTGTCAGTTCTTTCCTTAGCCTTTGACGTGCCGCACGACTGCTGCCTCGTTCTGAtagaaaacagactaacacggccacctctctgctaCTACGTGGGTGTGCGTACGGGCCGGCCAAGCTTGAACTGACATGGGTGTGAGCAGGGGCAGCTGACCTCAGATTACAGGTGGGTGTGAGTACGGGGCAGCTGATCTCCGGTTGCCTGTGGGTGTGAGTATGGGGCAGCTGACCTCGGATTGCAGGTGGGTGTAAATAAGGGCGGCTGACCTCGGGTTGCACATGGGTGTGAATACAGGGTGGGCTGACCTCGGGTTGCACATGGGGGTGAATAAGGGCGGCTGATCTCGGGTTGCACGTGGGTGTGAATACAGGGCAGCTGAGCTTGGGTGGCACGTGGACGTGAGTATGGGGTGGCTGAGCTCGGGTTGCACGTGGGTGTGAATAAGGGTGGCTGAGCTCGGGTTGCACGTGGGTGCGAACAAGGGCGGCTGAGCTTGGGTTGCACGTGGGTGCAAATACAGGGCAGCTGAGCTTGGGTGGCACGTGGACGTGAGTATGGGGTGGCTGAGCTCGGGTTGCACGTGGGTGTGAATAAGGGTGGCTGAGCTCGGGTTGCACGTGGGTGTGAACAAGGGCGGCTGAGCTCGGGTTGCACGTGGGTGTGAATAcagggcagctgagctggggTGGCATGTGGACGTGAGTATGGGGTGGCTGAGCTCGTGTTGCACTTGGGTGTGAATAAGGGCGGTTGAGCTCAGGTTGCACATGGGTGTGAGTCGGGGGTGGCCGACCTGGCCGTGACTCCCACCACCACCCGCTCAGCTGTGGCAGAGGCGCAGGCCCGGCTCAGCCGGAGTGGCTGGCGGCccgagggaggaaggagggctcCCCGCCGGCCGCAGGTGGAGAACGGGCCCCCGGGGGCAGCTCTCCGGGCTCCGTGCAGGGGCGcgtcctgccccagctcagcgCCTGCGGGCAGCTGGTACGTGCCCCGGTGCGGAGCGCCCTTCCCCCCAGGCCGCAGGCTGGCACAGGCGgctccctcaccccaccacagGGCGGGAGCCGGGCCCCGAGCAGGCGGCGCTCAGGAAGTGCCGCGGTTCCCGCAGGAAACAGCTGCAGCGGTTGGTTCCCTGCAGCCGCCCCGGAGGggacccccctgccctgagtgggAGTCACCGGGGGGGGCAAGGGCTGACACCGGCCCCAGCCGCAGGCAACGAGCGGCCGTCCCCCCCCGGCTGCCTGCCCCGAGCGCCCCTGAAAAtagccaccccctcctgccctggggtgatcacagggctcacagccccacggcgcccctcagccccactgctccgCCGGGTCggcaccccacccagccccacggcgaccctcagccccactgctgcgCAGGGCCGgcgccccacccagccccacggcgcccctcagccccactgctgcgCAGGGCCGgcgccccacccagccccacagcacttaGACGTGATGAGCAGGAAAACGCACGCGTGTTTATTGGCCGAAGGTGAGCGATGGGAGAAGGGAGAAGCGCAACGCCAGGGCGAAGGCTGCGCATGAAATCAGGCCCAGGCCGCGGGAACCTGGCCACACTTGGGAGGACAGGCGTCCCCTGAGCTCGGCCCCAACCCGGGCCAGCCAGGCCGGGAGTCCCTCCTGCGGGGACCAGCCGCACTCGGGTTTGTCCCCGCCAGGACgggcgctggcagggctggaggggcaccgCTCAGGGCTGATcccaggggtgcgggggggcaccGCTCAGGCCTGATCCCGGGAGGCGCCGGGGGGGCACCGCTCAGGCCTGATCCCGGGGGGCGTGTGGGGGGCACCGCTCAGGGCTGATCCCGGGGGGCGCCGGGGGGCACCGCTCAGGCCTGATCCCAGGGGCCCCAGGCAGCGCACTCAGCAGTTGGCCCCACGGTGGCCGTACGCGCTGGCCCAcgcggggggaaggggaagctgctgGGGTCCCCGGGGTCAGGCCGCCAGGGCGGGAGCTCAGGCCCGGCTGCAAGTTCCCCAGTGCGGTTAGGCCGCGATGGGGAAGTGGCTGATTCTGAGCTGCAGCCAccgcacagggctggggagggacccGGGCACAGAACCGGTGGGTTggcggggagccaggggctgcggcacttcctggtcccaggctgggagggggcaggacggTCCCTGTTCCCAGGAGATGGGACTGGATCCTGATGGGGAAAGTGGCTCCAAATTCCAGCAACAGTCGCTGGTGCCAGGGCCCCGCAggaccttccccagagccagtcGCCCGGCTGGTGCCCAGGC is from Carettochelys insculpta isolate YL-2023 chromosome 22, ASM3395843v1, whole genome shotgun sequence and encodes:
- the LOC142025132 gene encoding antigen-presenting glycoprotein CD1d-like isoform X2 → MTMEGLALLGDLETHTMSCSTCPIRFLQPWAREGLTPKQWQDLEALLHRYLANFMRLANIVMKETPERYPFVVQASIGCELQPNGTARGFCEAALDGRPAMGLEVATGTWVARQRDPVVLRARDILNGEKSILAAVQFLLRGTCVGEIKSFMQAGAMVLGRQERPVAVVFARAPPPADPLVLFLLVCRVSGFYPRPIRVAWLQDGEEVGPGRRLDSSGILPNADQTYQLRSSLAVGPGAGHRYACRVEHSSLGPRGLLIPWEHSRRWGPGLAVGIALGALAVAALAAVLVRCRRRATGTSDRGSPGPEGRHQPGERIVSPGHGAQGWV
- the LOC142025132 gene encoding antigen-presenting glycoprotein CD1d-like isoform X1, translating into MLLLLLLLPWAWGALVGSVSLRLLPTIVFHNASTMTMEGLALLGDLETHTMSCSTCPIRFLQPWAREGLTPKQWQDLEALLHRYLANFMRLANIVMKETPERYPFVVQASIGCELQPNGTARGFCEAALDGRPAMGLEVATGTWVARQRDPVVLRARDILNGEKSILAAVQFLLRGTCVGEIKSFMQAGAMVLGRQERPVAVVFARAPPPADPLVLFLLVCRVSGFYPRPIRVAWLQDGEEVGPGRRLDSSGILPNADQTYQLRSSLAVGPGAGHRYACRVEHSSLGPRGLLIPWEHSRRWGPGLAVGIALGALAVAALAAVLVRCRRRATGTSDRGSPGPEGRHQPGERIVSPGHGAQGWV